CAACGACAACATCGAATTTAGCTTTCAAAATGCTTACCCTACCGGCGAAGGCAATTTGAACCTGGTATTTACTGCTGAGCAAAACGAAGGATTTGAAGCTTCCTTATTCGATATGTCGGGTAAATTAATCGCCAGCACCAACGGAAATGCTTCTGTAAAAGGTAACAATACCAGTCCAATGTTTATTGGAGACCTTGCCCCAGGCATTTATGTAATTAATATGTTGAATGGCGATCGCCTTTTTAGCAAAAAAATATTTGTAAAATAGTATAGTCCGAATAAAAGTAAAGAAGGCTGTTCTGAAAAGGCAGCCTTTTTTTATGCCCTCCACTTTAGTAGACATCCAAAACAAGTTCCTTCGGCCTCCATTTTATACATTATTATACTGTTAATAGAAAACAAGACAGGAATTAACTCTATTTTTTAATAGTTGGCGGGTCCCTTCGCCTAGAACATGTCACGCTTCCCTTTGATTGGTGCAAGGCTCAGGTCGGGCTATCCGTTCCAAGTCCTCGCCGCCCTTGGCTATCGCCGCGTGCGTCTGTGGGCTTTCCACTACTATCCCTACCCGGGGTGCAAACCCAAAATGTTGGCAAGGAATAGCCACTATTGTTGGAAAATTTAATTTTTTGCAACCATAAGGCTCCCCAAATTATTGAAAAAAGCGCCACCCTCCGGCCTTGCACCCCGGGCAACGATTGAAGCAAGTACCCCACAGCCCCAAACACTTTTGGGGCGAGGAGTACTGCGGAAAGCGTGACCTTTTTGCGATAAATTAAACCGGGAGTTTGCACGAAATAATGCCGCAAAAAGGGGCCCGCCAAATTATCTTAAAATAAACTACTTTTACCCTAACCAAACCGAACTGGGTATTGATGAAAAATTACCTGATTAAGCTTACTGTACTGAGCGTTTTAATGGGTGTAGCTGCTTTACTTTCGATGACTACCCCAAGGCCAGAGGAAAAAAGACTAGGATTTCATACCACGGAACAACTGGACAGCTTTCGTAAACATTTGGCCAGCCCTATTGAACCAGGGGAATATTTCCTTACACCATACCGTTGCCAGGGCTGCCACGGACATGATCCACAGGGAATTGCCATGGTAACAGAAAGCGGAAAAGATGTGAACCTGTTTGACGACTGGGAAACCTCGATGATGGGCTTGTCCGCTTACGACCCTTTGTGGAGAGCCAAAGTAAGTCAGGAAATTTTGACCAATCCGGCACATAGCAATGAACTACAAACCTTGTGTACCCGCTGCCATGCGCCGATGGGACATTATTCTGCGATGTTTAAAGGACACGAATTTTATACTTTGGCAGAAGTAGTACATGACTCCCTTGGATTAGGTGGAGTGGGATGCGGTGGTTGCCATGCTATTGGCCCTAATGGACTGGGAAGTACGTTTACAGGAATTATTCCGTTTGACACCAACCGGGTTGAATATGGACCATTTGAAAACCCAATGGCGGGTCCAATGCAATTGTATGTTGGATTAACACCAACCTATAGTCAACATGTAAGTTCGGGTGAATTTTGTTCGCCTTGTCATACCCTTATTTCCCATACTGTAGATTTAGAAGGAAACCCAACCGGTGGAGTATTTGTGGAGCAAGCAACCTTTCATGAATGGAAAAATTCGGTGTATCCATCGCAGAATAAAACATGTCAAAAATGCCACATGCCACAGGTGGAGGATCCCATGCGGATTGCTGTGGGTTACCTCGCGATAACACCCCGCACACCATTTAACCTGCATAGTTTTGCCGGGGCCAACAGGTACATGGTGGAGTTGATTAAACAAAATAAAAACAGTTTATCGATTTCTGCACCAGATGCAAATTTTGATTCCACCTTAGCAGCCATTGACCGAATGTTATTAGGACAAACTTTGCAATTAAGCACCCATTTGGATTCGATGGCCAATGATACGGTGTATGTGAAGGTAAAGCTGGAAAACAAGGCCGGGCATAAATTTCCGAGTGGGTATCCATCGAGGCGAGCGGTTTTGCAAGTAACACTGATTGGAGAAACAGGAGACACCTTGTTTATTTCAGGGCAATCGGATGCAGTTGGAAATGTAGTTGGGGTTGATAGTCCATTTGAGCCACATTATGACCTAATTACCTCTGCCGACCAAGTTCAGGTATATGAGATGATTATGGGCGATGTAAACGGAAACCGAACAACTGTTTTGGAACGAGCAGCCATTCATTTGAAAGACAACCGATTGGTTCCACAGGGCTTTACCACTACCCATGCAAGTTATGATACAGTTCAAATTGTTGGAGGGGCAGCCACGGATGCCAATTTTAACCATATCAACGGAATAGAAGGAAGTGGAACAGATGAGATTTACTATCACCTGGCCTTACATGGATATTCCGGTGAGGTAAAGGTTGTAGCCAAAATGTTATATCAAACAGTTATGCCATCGTGGTTTGATGAAATGTTTATGTTGAGTTCTGCCGAAATTGATTCCTGGAAAGAAATGTATTTGAACTCAGACAGAAGCTTGATTACAGTGGACAAGGATTCCCTGACGATACTGCCGGTATCGTGGTATTCCAAAGGGAAGAATCAACCCAAGGTTTGGCCTATGCCAGCGACAGATGGGCGATTTAATATAGAAACCGGAACTCGGCTAGTTGAGATTAAGGTTTACGATTTGGAAGGAAATATGGTGAGGTGGATAAAAAACCCGGCAAACACCAAGCGATTGGAGTTGTACCTTCCGGGGAGAAAGGGTTGTTATATTCTTAAGATACAAACAGTTACCGGAGAATATACCCAAAGAATTCTGAGCATTTAGTTATAAAAATAGTAGTACATTTACCCAAGATAAAATACCCAACAAATGAAAAAATTGTTTACCTGTATACTTTTAGGGGCATCTGTTTCAAGTATGGCACAGACCGCCTTTACGAATGGTGTTGCCCGATTTACTGGCAATGCTCACAGTGGAGTTTGCACCGCTGTAGTAGATTGGAATGGAGATGGATTAGACGATATTATTGCATTGGATCAGGGAAATTCGGTAGTGGTTCATGTTCAAAAAACGGGTTCACAATTTCAAAATGTGTCATTGGGAAGTTTTGGAGAAGGTTCAGGTTGGTCGTGGGGGATGGCGGTAGCTGACATTGACAAGAACGGGTATTTAGATGTTTTGGCGGGAGGATATGGTCCGGCAGTAAAAATATTAATGAGTAATAACCAAGGCAATGGTTCGACTTTGGTATCCTTACCGAATTCCAATTATTTTTTACAAAATGTGACATTTGGAGATTTTAATAACGACGGCTGGATTGATGTATTTTGCTGTGATGACAATGCTGCGGCTCATGTATATGTGAACGACGGGGCCGGAAATTTACAGATTTCGGGCATCATAAACACCTCCCTGAATCCGGGCATAAATTATGGTG
The Bacteroidia bacterium genome window above contains:
- a CDS encoding T9SS type A sorting domain-containing protein encodes the protein MKNYLIKLTVLSVLMGVAALLSMTTPRPEEKRLGFHTTEQLDSFRKHLASPIEPGEYFLTPYRCQGCHGHDPQGIAMVTESGKDVNLFDDWETSMMGLSAYDPLWRAKVSQEILTNPAHSNELQTLCTRCHAPMGHYSAMFKGHEFYTLAEVVHDSLGLGGVGCGGCHAIGPNGLGSTFTGIIPFDTNRVEYGPFENPMAGPMQLYVGLTPTYSQHVSSGEFCSPCHTLISHTVDLEGNPTGGVFVEQATFHEWKNSVYPSQNKTCQKCHMPQVEDPMRIAVGYLAITPRTPFNLHSFAGANRYMVELIKQNKNSLSISAPDANFDSTLAAIDRMLLGQTLQLSTHLDSMANDTVYVKVKLENKAGHKFPSGYPSRRAVLQVTLIGETGDTLFISGQSDAVGNVVGVDSPFEPHYDLITSADQVQVYEMIMGDVNGNRTTVLERAAIHLKDNRLVPQGFTTTHASYDTVQIVGGAATDANFNHINGIEGSGTDEIYYHLALHGYSGEVKVVAKMLYQTVMPSWFDEMFMLSSAEIDSWKEMYLNSDRSLITVDKDSLTILPVSWYSKGKNQPKVWPMPATDGRFNIETGTRLVEIKVYDLEGNMVRWIKNPANTKRLELYLPGRKGCYILKIQTVTGEYTQRILSI